The DNA region AGGCGGTGGCGGCGCTGCTCGATCTCCTGCGCGACGAGGATGCCTCGCGCCGCAACGGTGCCGTCGAGACGCTGCAGGAAATGAACCCGGACGACGTGTTGGATGCGGTCGCCGGGCTTCTCGACGATGCCGACAGCGATGTGCGCATCTTCGCGCTCGGCGTGCTGCACCGGCTGCGCCACGCCGCGACGGCGGAACTGGCGCGGCAGGTCATCGCCGGCGATCCGCACGTCAATGTCTGTGCGGCTGCCGTCGAGGTGCTGGCCGAGATCGGCACGCCGGACATGGTGGCGGATCTCGCGGCACTTGCCGCTCGTTTCAAATCGGAGCCGTTCATGGCCTTCGCCGTGACCGCAGCGATCCGGCGGATCGCATAGGGACAGCGGATGATTCAGCCGGCAATGCGCAGGGCGGAGCCCGTCATTTCGGAGGAGGATTTCGCGCGGTTCCGCGAGTTCTTCTACCGCAAGACGGGGATCATGTTTGCCGACAACAAGCGCTACTTCGTGGACAAGCGGCTGCGTGAGCGCATGGCGGCGTGCAATCTGCCGGCCTTCCGGGACTATTTCAATCTCGCACGCTTCCAGGCCAATGGCGCCGAGCTGCAGCACCTCGTCAATGCGATGACGGTCAACGAGACCTATTTCTATCGCGAGGAGTACCAGTTCCGCTGCCTGGTCGAGTCGATCCTGCCGGAGGTGACGCGAGGGCGCCGGCACGGCGAGACGGTGCGGATCTGGACGATTCCGTGCTCGACCGGGGAGGAGGCCTATTCGATCGCCTTCTATCTGCTCGACCATTGGCCGCGGGTCGATGATTTCTCGATCGAGATCATCGCCTCCGACATCGACACGCAGGTGCTCGAACAGGCCAAGCGCGGGGTCTATGGCGAGCGGGCGCTGCAGTATCTGCCGAAGGCGACCATCGCGCGCTACATGAATCGGGTGGGCGAGGGCGTATTTCAGGTCGTTCCGGAAATCCGCAACTCGATCATGTTCGTCCAGGCCAACCTTTCGGATGCGCTGTCGACATCGCGCTTTCGCGGCTTCGACGTCGTGTTCTGCCGCAACCTCCTGATCTATTTCGACGACATCTCGCGGCGCGAGGCTGCCGAGACGATCTTCGAGGCGCTGGACCCCGGCGGGTTCGTCTGCCTCGGCCATTCGGAATCGATGAGCCGGGTATCGTCGCTGTTCAGCGTGCGGAAGTTTCCCGCCGCCATCGTCTACCAGAAGCCGGAATGAGTCTGCCATGCCGCATGATCCGAAGCCGCATGTTCTCATCATCGACGACGCGATCACGGTGCGAATGTTCTATCGCGACGTGCTGGAGGCGTCGGGATTTGCCGTCGACGAAGCGTTCAACGGCTTCGAGGCGCTGGAGAGGATGGCGGAGGCCAGCTACGACCTGGTGGTCGTCGACGTCAACATGCCGCGGATGGACGGCTATACGTTCCTCGGGCGGCTGCGCAGCCAGGCCGAGGGCGCCGGCATTCCGGCGATCATGATCTCGACCGAGGCCGAGGACATCGACCGGCAGCGCGCCTTTGCCGCCGGCGCCAATCTCTATCTTGTGAAACCGGTGACGCCCGATTGCCTCGCCCACCACGCGCGGCTGATGGCGGGCCAGCCAATGGTCGGGGGCCGCGCATGAACGCACTGCTTGCCCAATTCATTCCTGAGGCGCGCGAGCTGATCGAGACGGCGGGCGCGGGGCTGCTCGAGCTGGAGCGGCATCCGGACCAGACGAGCCTGATCAATGACGTGTTCCGGGCGGTGCACACGCTCAAGGGCTCGTCGGGTCTGTTCGACGTCAGGCCGCTGACCAGCCTCGTCCACGCCGCCGAGGATCTGCTGGGCGACGTGCGCGCCGACAAGCTGGCGCTCAGCGCCGACATTGTCGACGAGTTGCTGGAAAGCCTCGACGTGCTCGGCGGGTTGATCGATACGCTGGAGGCCAACGAGGCGCTGGCGCCGGATGCCGATGGGCTGA from Blastochloris tepida includes:
- a CDS encoding HEAT repeat domain-containing protein, whose protein sequence is MALIRQTLADTEAAAAEPDLLMGDLDAADPAVRRKAVRLLGGRRESGGALAARLRKEREPSVVEALLTALGRTGGREAVAALLDLLRDEDASRRNGAVETLQEMNPDDVLDAVAGLLDDADSDVRIFALGVLHRLRHAATAELARQVIAGDPHVNVCAAAVEVLAEIGTPDMVADLAALAARFKSEPFMAFAVTAAIRRIA
- a CDS encoding CheR family methyltransferase; this translates as MIQPAMRRAEPVISEEDFARFREFFYRKTGIMFADNKRYFVDKRLRERMAACNLPAFRDYFNLARFQANGAELQHLVNAMTVNETYFYREEYQFRCLVESILPEVTRGRRHGETVRIWTIPCSTGEEAYSIAFYLLDHWPRVDDFSIEIIASDIDTQVLEQAKRGVYGERALQYLPKATIARYMNRVGEGVFQVVPEIRNSIMFVQANLSDALSTSRFRGFDVVFCRNLLIYFDDISRREAAETIFEALDPGGFVCLGHSESMSRVSSLFSVRKFPAAIVYQKPE
- a CDS encoding response regulator, producing the protein MPHDPKPHVLIIDDAITVRMFYRDVLEASGFAVDEAFNGFEALERMAEASYDLVVVDVNMPRMDGYTFLGRLRSQAEGAGIPAIMISTEAEDIDRQRAFAAGANLYLVKPVTPDCLAHHARLMAGQPMVGGRA